Proteins found in one Triticum aestivum cultivar Chinese Spring chromosome 4D, IWGSC CS RefSeq v2.1, whole genome shotgun sequence genomic segment:
- the LOC123096686 gene encoding serine carboxypeptidase 1 isoform X2: MTSCTKPELDKGHEKFMYSSFMGQLCNETAFFLNSILVGPEYTTHQKNTATGNKPKHPIEFDQLEISRKYVPAKQHASASKSPSSSSVHGGSQDYQRKRDKIIAMPGQMEEAEFTQYAGYVTVDANAGRALFYYFAEAPQDPSNKPLVLWMNGGPGCSSFGAGAMLELGPFSVHSDNKTLYKKKHAWNTVANMLFVEIPAGVGYSYSNTTSDYHNTGDKRSTDDAYTFLVNWLERFPKYRDRDFFITGESYAGHYVPELANLIISNNRARGATNVKLKGVAIGNADLQYNLTLRATFDYFWMHAMISGKTYRTVQANCGFNGTYTKDCDNAMNLAIKEKGNVDDYNIYAPICRDASSPLRSSDPVVFGDPCTNHYVSSYLNRPEVQRALHANTTGLNYPWTDCSQLVFDNWKDSPETVLPSIRKLISSGTRVWLYSGDMDAVCSVTSTQYALDILDLPTETSWRPWRVNNEVAGYVVGYKGLVFATVKGAGHMVPYYQPRRALALFSSFLEGKLPPQ; encoded by the exons ATGACCAGTTGCACTAAACCAGAATTGGATAAAGGACATGAGAAATTTATGTATTCCAGCTTTATGGGGCAATTATGCAATGAAACAGCCTTCTTTTTAAACTCGATTTTAGTTGGGCCGGAATACACAACCCATCAGAAAA ACACAgctaccggcaacaagcccaaacACCCTATTGAGTTTGATCAATTGGAAATATCCAGGAAATATGTTCCAGCAAAACAGCATGCATCTGCGAGCAAGAGCCCTTCTAGTTCTTCAGTCCATGGTGGCTCACAAGATTATCAGCGAAAGAGGGATAAGATCATAGCAATGCCAGGCCAGATGGAGGAAGCGGAATTCACACAATATGCAGGATATGTCACGGTGGATGCAAATGCTGGAAGGGCTTTGTTCTACTATTTTGCTGAGGCTCCTCAAGATCCTTCCAACAAACCACTAGTCCTATGGATGAATGGAG GCCCTGGTTGTTCATCCTTTGGAGCTGGAGCCATGCTAGAACTTGGACCCTTCTCTGTCCATAGTGATAACAAGACACTGTACAAGAAAAAACATGCATGGAACACAG TAGCAAATATGCTGTTTGTTGAGATCCCAGCCGGTGTTGGGTACTCATACTCCAACACGACATCAGACTATCACAACACTGGTGACAAAAGAAGCACAGATGATGCGTACACCTTCCTTGTCAATTGGCTGGAGAGATTTCCCAAGTACCGAGACCGTGATTTCTTCATAACCGGCGAGAGTTATGCTGGCCACTATGTACCAGAGCTAGCTAATTTGATTATTTCTAACAACAGAGCCAGAGGCGCGACTAATGTCAAGCTTAAAGGTGTTGCT ATCGGCAACGCAGACTTGCAATACAATTTGACTCTAAGAGCGACGTTTGACTACTTCTGGATGCATGCTATGATTTCTGGAAAAACCTACAGAACTGTACAGGCCAACTGTGGCTTCAACGGGACATATACTAAAGATTGTGAtaatgccatgaacttggccataaAGGAGAAGGGTAATGTTGATGACTACAACATCTATGCACCAATATGCCGTGATGCCTCCAGTCCTCTCAGATCAAGTGACCCG GTGGTGTTCGGTGATCCATGCACAAATCACTATGTCTCATCTTATCTAAATCGTCCTGAGGTCCAAAGAGCCCTACACGCAAACACAACAGGGTTGAACTACCCATGGACGGATTGCAG TCAACTTGTATTCGATAACTGGAAAGATTCACCGGAGACCGTGCTGCCATCGATCAGGAAACTCATTTCAAGTGGCACAAGGGTATGGCTGTACag TGGTGATATGGATGCAGTATGTTCTGTGACCTCGACCCAATACGCACTGGACATTCTTGACCTGCCCACAGAAACATCTTGGCGCCCATGGCGCGTCAACAATGAG GTTGCCGGCTATGTGGTTGGGTACAAGGGCCTGGTGTTTGCAACAGTCAAAGGAGCGGGGCACATGGTCCCTTACTATCAGCCCCGCAGGGCCCTAGCGCTATTCTCATCCTTCCTAGAAGGAAAGCTTCCGCCACAATGA
- the LOC123096686 gene encoding serine carboxypeptidase 1 isoform X1, which produces MKIGQWQHSTGPRTHMHTLPIKMKRGLLVVLWSLFCLCVADTATGNKPKHPIEFDQLEISRKYVPAKQHASASKSPSSSSVHGGSQDYQRKRDKIIAMPGQMEEAEFTQYAGYVTVDANAGRALFYYFAEAPQDPSNKPLVLWMNGGPGCSSFGAGAMLELGPFSVHSDNKTLYKKKHAWNTVANMLFVEIPAGVGYSYSNTTSDYHNTGDKRSTDDAYTFLVNWLERFPKYRDRDFFITGESYAGHYVPELANLIISNNRARGATNVKLKGVAIGNADLQYNLTLRATFDYFWMHAMISGKTYRTVQANCGFNGTYTKDCDNAMNLAIKEKGNVDDYNIYAPICRDASSPLRSSDPVVFGDPCTNHYVSSYLNRPEVQRALHANTTGLNYPWTDCSQLVFDNWKDSPETVLPSIRKLISSGTRVWLYSGDMDAVCSVTSTQYALDILDLPTETSWRPWRVNNEVAGYVVGYKGLVFATVKGAGHMVPYYQPRRALALFSSFLEGKLPPQ; this is translated from the exons ATGAAGATTGGCCAATGGCAACACAGCACAGGACCCCGAACACACATGCACACGCTTCCTATCAAGATGAAAAGAGGCCTACTAGTAGTACTTTGGTCCTTGTTCTGCCTCTGTGTGGCAGACACAgctaccggcaacaagcccaaacACCCTATTGAGTTTGATCAATTGGAAATATCCAGGAAATATGTTCCAGCAAAACAGCATGCATCTGCGAGCAAGAGCCCTTCTAGTTCTTCAGTCCATGGTGGCTCACAAGATTATCAGCGAAAGAGGGATAAGATCATAGCAATGCCAGGCCAGATGGAGGAAGCGGAATTCACACAATATGCAGGATATGTCACGGTGGATGCAAATGCTGGAAGGGCTTTGTTCTACTATTTTGCTGAGGCTCCTCAAGATCCTTCCAACAAACCACTAGTCCTATGGATGAATGGAG GCCCTGGTTGTTCATCCTTTGGAGCTGGAGCCATGCTAGAACTTGGACCCTTCTCTGTCCATAGTGATAACAAGACACTGTACAAGAAAAAACATGCATGGAACACAG TAGCAAATATGCTGTTTGTTGAGATCCCAGCCGGTGTTGGGTACTCATACTCCAACACGACATCAGACTATCACAACACTGGTGACAAAAGAAGCACAGATGATGCGTACACCTTCCTTGTCAATTGGCTGGAGAGATTTCCCAAGTACCGAGACCGTGATTTCTTCATAACCGGCGAGAGTTATGCTGGCCACTATGTACCAGAGCTAGCTAATTTGATTATTTCTAACAACAGAGCCAGAGGCGCGACTAATGTCAAGCTTAAAGGTGTTGCT ATCGGCAACGCAGACTTGCAATACAATTTGACTCTAAGAGCGACGTTTGACTACTTCTGGATGCATGCTATGATTTCTGGAAAAACCTACAGAACTGTACAGGCCAACTGTGGCTTCAACGGGACATATACTAAAGATTGTGAtaatgccatgaacttggccataaAGGAGAAGGGTAATGTTGATGACTACAACATCTATGCACCAATATGCCGTGATGCCTCCAGTCCTCTCAGATCAAGTGACCCG GTGGTGTTCGGTGATCCATGCACAAATCACTATGTCTCATCTTATCTAAATCGTCCTGAGGTCCAAAGAGCCCTACACGCAAACACAACAGGGTTGAACTACCCATGGACGGATTGCAG TCAACTTGTATTCGATAACTGGAAAGATTCACCGGAGACCGTGCTGCCATCGATCAGGAAACTCATTTCAAGTGGCACAAGGGTATGGCTGTACag TGGTGATATGGATGCAGTATGTTCTGTGACCTCGACCCAATACGCACTGGACATTCTTGACCTGCCCACAGAAACATCTTGGCGCCCATGGCGCGTCAACAATGAG GTTGCCGGCTATGTGGTTGGGTACAAGGGCCTGGTGTTTGCAACAGTCAAAGGAGCGGGGCACATGGTCCCTTACTATCAGCCCCGCAGGGCCCTAGCGCTATTCTCATCCTTCCTAGAAGGAAAGCTTCCGCCACAATGA